Genomic window (Peromyscus eremicus chromosome 12, PerEre_H2_v1, whole genome shotgun sequence):
tagaacatatacatacattaaaattttttcagaGTCTTCTTAGATAATACTTTTTTGTTGCCTTAGCACAACATAGCATGACTTTACCATGGGGCACCTGAATATGCATATAGATATATGTCTGAGTATAATGACACATTATTCTCAAGAAAACGTATGAACCAAGCTAAGAAAGTGAGTTTACAAAACACAAAAAATGCAGgcatttttctattcattttttattcagaaaattattttggATGATGTTTTTCACAGCCATGAGGACATCTTTATTCCTAAAGCTGTAGATTATGGGGTTTAGGGTGGGTGTCAAGATGGTGTAGAATATTGCCAGGAACTTGTCCTGGCCTGGAGTGTGGTATGAGCGAGGTCTCATATATGTGAAAATGAATGGCCCATAGTACATTATGACCACAACCATGTGGAAGGAGCAGGTGGACAAGGACTTCTGCCGGGCCCCTGATGACTGCATTTGGAAGACAGTGAGGAGAATTTGCACATAAGATATAGAGATCACAGAAAATGGGATCAGCAGGAAAATAATGCCACTCACAAAGACTCCTCGTTCATAGTGTGATGTGTCTACACAGGACAACTTCAACATGGCAGGGACTTCACAAAAAAAGTGATCAATGGCCCCTGAGTGACAGAAGGGAAAGTGGAGTGCAAGAGAAGTGTGGACTATGGAGTTAAGGATCCCCACAAGCCAGGCGCCTGAAGCCAGGAGCCCACTGGTGTTGTCCCTCATCAGCACAGGGTAACGGAGTGGGTGGCAGATGGCCACATATCTATCATAGGACATAGCTGCCAGGAGGAGGCACTCACCACCTAGCAAGGTGAGGGACAGAAATATCTGGAAGCCACAACCTGCAAAGGATATAGTTCTGCTGCCTGACAAATAGTCAGCAATCATTTTAGGCACAATGTTGGAAATGTGCAAGATATCCATgaaggagagatggctgagcaggaaaTACATTGGCGTGTGGAGTCGAGACTCACTGTGGATTAGGAGGATCATAAGGGCATTTTCTGTTATagtcataataaaaatgaaaaatacaaatgagaaaaacacCTGACTTGTTTGTGAAGAAGAGTCCCAAAAGGATGAAGTCACTGCTAAAAGTGTGGTTCTCATGTCCCATCTTGTCTTCTCCTACTTTACCTACAAAGAGATGGTTATTTAATGAGGAAAAAGTACTAAAATTTTATGCTCACTTATATAtgtttacataataaaatgaGTTGATATACAATTTGTATTTACCATTAAGTGCCTCATAGAGGGTCTCAGAGTGGGTATATAAGCAAAGTATATGTTTATTTGTTCTAACTAATTATAATATTTAGTGTGGAATAGACCTTTTACATTATAGATCTCATATGAAATTACTTGAGTCCAGTCATTACTCAATTATACCTTTTTCATCTGCACACCACATGTAAGCCCCGCTGGGGATTCTTGTGGGTAGGGTTCTCTGCTGGAGTTCTCCCTAGAACCTGGACATTGTAAAACCATTCATTAATTAGCTGAGACCCAGACTTTCCTGCTCTTTTGCATTCTGCTCCATCCTGACATCTTGGATAAAAATAGTGGGCTCCAGTTatgaaaaaaaaggaacaaagaactACATCAGCATGAATTGTGTAGGTGATTTTGTGCTGGCTTtaacacaatgaaaaaaattgtCCATGAATAGTTTTCCAATCAATTCAATACTTCTTTCAAATGGCTCTGTGATTagacatcagtgtgtg
Coding sequences:
- the LOC131922136 gene encoding LOW QUALITY PROTEIN: olfactory receptor 2AJ1-like (The sequence of the model RefSeq protein was modified relative to this genomic sequence to represent the inferred CDS: inserted 2 bases in 1 codon), giving the protein MGHENHTFSSDFILLGLFXSQTSQVFFSFVFFIFIMTITENALMILLIHSESRLHTPMYFLLSHLSFMDILHISNIVPKMIADYLSGSRTISFAGCGFQIFLSLTLLGGECLLLAAMSYDRYVAICHPLRYPVLMRDNTSGLLASGAWLVGILNSIVHTSLALHFPFCHSGAIDHFFCEVPAMLKLSCVDTSHYERGVFVSGIIFLLIPFSVISISYVQILLTVFQMQSSGARQKSLSTCSFHMVVVIMYYGPFIFTYMRPRSYHTPGQDKFLAIFYTILTPTLNPIIYSFRNKDVLMAVKNIIQNNFLNKK